A single Primulina eburnea isolate SZY01 chromosome 11, ASM2296580v1, whole genome shotgun sequence DNA region contains:
- the LOC140805834 gene encoding calmodulin-binding receptor-like cytoplasmic kinase 3 isoform X2, with the protein MESLRLSLLKIALTFLSLLVLVKSPVTSASEFSKQRKACGTFHVRHVGDFGHELFFVDGKLVDRYIFCDALESDHGRHCFFSRNIGKEYCGLDLAVEKLHLQVGRKFLKTVVREESGGHDNNETSQHGKDNHTETSLLNPKMLAMAVPVFCVLSCVLLCPCFQARKRETEHTVLSKEPNSIDSVSSLEMNPVSEKFPGSPLRVPGSPLRVPGSPLRVPPSPSRFSMSPKLSRLGSVHLNMSQVARLTNNFSPSLRIGEGGFGTVYRADLPNGQVVAIKRARKAEALHGEFRSEIELLAKIDHRNLVKLLGYVEKGNERLIITEYVPNGTLREHLDGLKGKILDFNQRLEISIDVAHGLTYLHLYSEKQIIHRDVKSSNILLTESVRAKVADFGFARLGEDSDKSHVSTKVKGTVGYLDPEYMRTNQLTAKSDVYSFGILLLEILSGRRPVDLKRPPEERVTIRWAFKKYNEGKFMDLLDPLMTETVDDEILAKMLGLAMDCAAPTRADRPDMKTVGEQLWGIRMDYLRNERRY; encoded by the exons ATGGAATCTCTGCGCCTCTCTTTGCTGAAAATTGCATTAACCTTTTTAAGTCTACTTGTGCTTGTAAAATCCCCCGTTACATCTGCTTCGGAGTTTTCGAAGCAGCGGAAGGCTTGTGGAACATTCCATGTTAGGCATGTGGGTGATTTTGGCCATGAATTGTTTTTTGTAGATGGAAAATTGGTGGACAGATATATATTCTGTGATGCTCTGGAAAGTGATCATGGGAGACATTGCTTCTTTTCAAGAAATATTGGAAAAGAGTATTGTGGGTTGGATTTGGCAGTTG AAAAGTTGCACTTGCAAGTGGGAAGaaagtttttaaaaactgttgttagAGAAGAAAGTGGTGGGCATGATAACAATGAAACATCTCAGCATGGTAAAGATAATCACACTGAAACTTCTCTATTGAATCCCAAAATGCTAGCCATGGCGGTGCCAGTTTTCTGTGTTTTAAGTTGTGTTTTACTTTGCCCATGCTTCCAAGCAAGGAAAAGGGAAACTGAGCACACCGTTCTCTCAAAGGAGCCTAATTCAA TTGATTCAGTTTCGTCTTTAGAAATGAATCCCGTGTCTGAAAAGTTTCCAGGCAGTCCACTGAGAGTGCCAGGCAGTCCACTGAGAGTGCCAGGCAGTCCGCTGAGAGTGCCTCCCAGTCCTTCAAGATTTTCCATGTCACCAAAACTTAGTAGGCTTGGATCTGTCCATCTAAATATGAGCCAAGTTGCGAGGTTAACAAATAATTTCTCACCATCGTTGAGGATAGGTGAAGGAGGGTTTGGAACGGTCTACAGGGCTGACCTACCAAACGGCCAGGTTGTTGCCATCAAACGAGCAAGAAAG GCTGAAGCTCTGCATGGTGAATTTAGGAGTGAAATTGAGCTTTTGGCGAAAATTGATCATCGAAATCTAGTCAAGCTTCTTGGCTATGTTGAAAAAGGGAATGAACGATTGATTATAACAGAATACGTGCCGAACGGTACACTTAGAGAACATCTTGATG GTCTTAAAGGGAAGATATTGGATTTTAATCAGCGGCTTGAAATTTCAATTGATGTCGCTCACGGCTTGACCTATCTTCATTTGTATTCTG AGAAGCAAATAATCCACAGAGATGTGAAGTCCTCCAATATTTTGTTGACTGAGAGCGTGAGAGCCAAGGTTGCAGATTTTGGATTTGCCAGGCTAGGAGAAGACTCAGACAAATCACATGTATCCACCAAAGTAAAAGGAACTGTTGGTTACCTTGACCCTGAGTATATGAGAACAAATCAACTCACAGCCAAAAGCGATGTTTACTCGTTTGGGATATTGTTATTAGAAATTTTATCTGGTCGTCGACCTGTGGACTTGAAGAGACCACCTGAGGAGAGGGTGACAATTAGATGG GCTTTCAAGAAATACAACGAAGGAAAATTTATGGATTTGTTAGACCCTTTGATGACTGAAACTGTAGATGACGAAATACTGGCGAAAATGTTAGGCTTGGCCATGGATTGTGCAGCACCCACACGAGCTGATCGTCCGGATATGAAAACAGTAGGGGAGCAGTTGTGGGGAATTAGGATGGACTACTTGAGAAATGAAAGGAGATATTGA
- the LOC140805610 gene encoding uncharacterized protein has protein sequence MPPRRAPASGNQEENSVNHQGNNQGNGPPPPPPDAATRALEGMARLFEQQLQQQQLQQQQLQLQLQQLQQQQVHFRYLNMGDANRVRCTTYLLRDDASLWWEGVEHSVNLATITWPQFKDIFYEKYFTADARGRLKREFMSLRQGDLSVADYVKKFDRGCHFVPLIARDPAEKLRHFMDGLRPTLRNNVMMMNPVDYAAATAYAFRSEQSLREIDFEIQRKRQQHINISQPSKRQNSGPSRPQGPQKPQGQNRNRGQQRPQNQGAPPPAERPLCKEYNRPHAGKCEWGSYKCFYCKESGHKAIDCPKKKAPTAGRVYVMNVEEAEEEADTTLITDALSRKAAVITQLSLQRPLQSEIQRFELTFYARGEAPNLATLSVQSTLRDRIRESQSTDEQLQKWRARDEAKGRNLYSVVDGLVRYRDRLWVPSDNSLRELIMKEAHDSPYSIHPGTTKMFKDLQLLYWWPGMKRDILRKGKLSPRFIGPFEILERIGTLAYRVALPPALSGVHNVFHVSMLRKYMSNPSHGLP, from the exons atgcctccacgTCGTGCCCCTGCCAGTGGAAACCAAGAGGAAAACAGCGTTAACCATCAAGGAAATAACCAAGGGAAtggaccaccaccaccaccaccagatGCTGCTACTCGAGCTCTTGAGGGAATGGCTCGTTTATTTGAGCAACaattacagcagcagcagttgcagcagcagcagctGCAGTTGCAGTTACAGCAGTTACAGCAGCAGCAG GTACATTTTCGCTATCTGAATATGGGTGATGCCAACCGTGTGAGGTGCACCACCTACTTGTTAAGGGATGATGCTTCACTGTGGTGGGAAGGGGTCGAGCATAGTGTTAACCTTGCTACTATTACTTGGCCTCAATTCAAAGACATTTTCTATGAGAAGTATTTTACGGCGGATGCTAGAGGCCGActgaagagagagtttatgagcCTCCGTCAGGGAGACTTGTCTGTTGCAGATTATGTGAAGAAATTCGATcggggttgtcactttgtaccccttattgctAGAGACCCAGCAGAAAAGCTTAGGCACTTTATGGATGGTCTCCGCCCTACTCTGCGTAACAATGTTATGATGATGAATCCAGTGGATTATGCTGCTGCCACTGCATATGCCTTCAGGTCTGAGCAATCTTTGAGGGAGATTGATTTTGAAATTCAGCGTAAAAGACAACAGCACATTAATATCAGTCAGCCAAGCAAGAGGCAGAATTCAGGTCCatctagacctcaagggcctcaaaagccccagGGTCAAAACAGGAATCGAGGACAGCAGAGGCCACAAAATCAAGGAGCACCACCGCCTGCTGAGAGGCCACTGTGCAAGGAATATAACCGACCGCATGCGGGCAAGTGTGAATGGGGTTCCTACAAGTGTTTCTATTGCAAAGAGAGTGGGCACAAGGCTATTGATTGCCCAAAGAAGAAGGCACCTACAGCAGGACGAGTTTACGTTATGAATGTCGAAGAAGCTGAGGAGGAAGCAGACACTACTCTTATCACag atgcgttgagtagAAAAGCTGCAGTTATTACTCAATTATCTCTTCAGagaccgttgcagtccgagatacagcggtttgagcttACATTCTAtgccaggggcgaggcccctaatcttgccacacTCTCAGTACAGTCGACTTTGAGGGATAGAATCCGAGAGAGTCAGTCCACTGATGAacagttgcaaaagtggagagctagagatgaggccaagggccggAACTTGTATTCAGTGGTGGATGGTTTAGTTCGCTATCGAGAtcgtctatgggttcctagcgaCAATTCTTTGAGAGAgcttattatgaaggaagcccatgacTCGCCATATTCCATTCACCCGGGAACTACGAAAATGTTCAAGGACTTgcagttgttatattggtggccagggatgaagagggaCATCTTGag gaaaggcaagcttagtccaagGTTTATAGGTCCGTTTGAGATAttggagaggattgggacactagcctatagaGTGGCGTTGCCACCAGCGCTTTCAGGAGTTCACAACGTGTTCCATGTTTCTATGCTTCGAAAGTACATGTCTAACCCATCACAT GGACTGCCATGA
- the LOC140805834 gene encoding calmodulin-binding receptor-like cytoplasmic kinase 3 isoform X1: MESLRLSLLKIALTFLSLLVLVKSPVTSASEFSKQRKACGTFHVRHVGDFGHELFFVDGKLVDRYIFCDALESDHGRHCFFSRNIGKEYCGLDLAVEKLHLQVGRKFLKTVVREESGGHDNNETSQHGKDNHTETSLLNPKMLAMAVPVFCVLSCVLLCPCFQARKRETEHTVLSKEPNSIDSVSSLEMNPVSEKFPGSPLRVPGSPLRVPGSPLRVPPSPSRFSMSPKLSRLGSVHLNMSQVARLTNNFSPSLRIGEGGFGTVYRADLPNGQVVAIKRARKQQAEALHGEFRSEIELLAKIDHRNLVKLLGYVEKGNERLIITEYVPNGTLREHLDGLKGKILDFNQRLEISIDVAHGLTYLHLYSEKQIIHRDVKSSNILLTESVRAKVADFGFARLGEDSDKSHVSTKVKGTVGYLDPEYMRTNQLTAKSDVYSFGILLLEILSGRRPVDLKRPPEERVTIRWAFKKYNEGKFMDLLDPLMTETVDDEILAKMLGLAMDCAAPTRADRPDMKTVGEQLWGIRMDYLRNERRY; the protein is encoded by the exons ATGGAATCTCTGCGCCTCTCTTTGCTGAAAATTGCATTAACCTTTTTAAGTCTACTTGTGCTTGTAAAATCCCCCGTTACATCTGCTTCGGAGTTTTCGAAGCAGCGGAAGGCTTGTGGAACATTCCATGTTAGGCATGTGGGTGATTTTGGCCATGAATTGTTTTTTGTAGATGGAAAATTGGTGGACAGATATATATTCTGTGATGCTCTGGAAAGTGATCATGGGAGACATTGCTTCTTTTCAAGAAATATTGGAAAAGAGTATTGTGGGTTGGATTTGGCAGTTG AAAAGTTGCACTTGCAAGTGGGAAGaaagtttttaaaaactgttgttagAGAAGAAAGTGGTGGGCATGATAACAATGAAACATCTCAGCATGGTAAAGATAATCACACTGAAACTTCTCTATTGAATCCCAAAATGCTAGCCATGGCGGTGCCAGTTTTCTGTGTTTTAAGTTGTGTTTTACTTTGCCCATGCTTCCAAGCAAGGAAAAGGGAAACTGAGCACACCGTTCTCTCAAAGGAGCCTAATTCAA TTGATTCAGTTTCGTCTTTAGAAATGAATCCCGTGTCTGAAAAGTTTCCAGGCAGTCCACTGAGAGTGCCAGGCAGTCCACTGAGAGTGCCAGGCAGTCCGCTGAGAGTGCCTCCCAGTCCTTCAAGATTTTCCATGTCACCAAAACTTAGTAGGCTTGGATCTGTCCATCTAAATATGAGCCAAGTTGCGAGGTTAACAAATAATTTCTCACCATCGTTGAGGATAGGTGAAGGAGGGTTTGGAACGGTCTACAGGGCTGACCTACCAAACGGCCAGGTTGTTGCCATCAAACGAGCAAGAAAG CAACAGGCTGAAGCTCTGCATGGTGAATTTAGGAGTGAAATTGAGCTTTTGGCGAAAATTGATCATCGAAATCTAGTCAAGCTTCTTGGCTATGTTGAAAAAGGGAATGAACGATTGATTATAACAGAATACGTGCCGAACGGTACACTTAGAGAACATCTTGATG GTCTTAAAGGGAAGATATTGGATTTTAATCAGCGGCTTGAAATTTCAATTGATGTCGCTCACGGCTTGACCTATCTTCATTTGTATTCTG AGAAGCAAATAATCCACAGAGATGTGAAGTCCTCCAATATTTTGTTGACTGAGAGCGTGAGAGCCAAGGTTGCAGATTTTGGATTTGCCAGGCTAGGAGAAGACTCAGACAAATCACATGTATCCACCAAAGTAAAAGGAACTGTTGGTTACCTTGACCCTGAGTATATGAGAACAAATCAACTCACAGCCAAAAGCGATGTTTACTCGTTTGGGATATTGTTATTAGAAATTTTATCTGGTCGTCGACCTGTGGACTTGAAGAGACCACCTGAGGAGAGGGTGACAATTAGATGG GCTTTCAAGAAATACAACGAAGGAAAATTTATGGATTTGTTAGACCCTTTGATGACTGAAACTGTAGATGACGAAATACTGGCGAAAATGTTAGGCTTGGCCATGGATTGTGCAGCACCCACACGAGCTGATCGTCCGGATATGAAAACAGTAGGGGAGCAGTTGTGGGGAATTAGGATGGACTACTTGAGAAATGAAAGGAGATATTGA
- the LOC140805609 gene encoding secreted RxLR effector protein 161-like yields the protein MGRYKFSLKQCPKNDFEEKEMQKIPYASAVGSRMYTQVCTRPDIAYVTGMLGRYLSNPGVEHWKAVKRVLRYLQRTKDYMLIYRRLDQLEIIGYTDSDFAGCQDSMKSTSGYIYLLAGGAISWKSAKQSLIASSTMAAEFVACYEASNHGIWLQNFVTGLRIVDGIEKPLRLHCDNKSAVMYSNNNRSSTKSKHIDIKFLVVKERIQSGKLSIEHIGTNSMVADPLTKGLPPKQFHEHIASMGVMSIEEIQF from the coding sequence atgggtcgttacaaatTCAGTCTCAAACAATGCCCAAAGAATGATTTTGAGGAAAAGGAAATGCAGAAGATTCCCTATGCATCTGCAGTGGGGAGTCGGATGTATACTCAGGTTTGTACACGTCCAGATATTGCGTACGTGACAGGAATGTTGGGACGTTATTTAAGTAATCCAGGAGTGGAACATTGGAAAGCAGTCAAAAGGGTCTTACGATACCTACAGAGAACAAAAGATTACATGCTCATATATCGGAGGTTGGATCAGCTTGAGATCATTGGGTATACTGACTCCGATTTTGCTGGATGCCAAGATAGTATGAAATCTACGTCGGGCTACATCTATCTCCTTGCTGGAGGTGCCATCTCCTGGAAGAGTGCTAAACAGTCACTTATAGCCTCTTCCACCATGGCAGCTGAGTTTGTAGCGTGTTATGAGGCATCCAATCATGGAATATGGCTGCAAAATTTTGTCACGGGACTGCGCATTGTTGATGGCATTGAAAAGCCACTAAGATTACATTGTGACAATAAATCAGCAGTTATGTATTCCAATAACAACAGAAGCTCGACGAAGTCTAAACACATTGACATCAAGTTTCTGGTTGTTAAAGAAAGAATTCAGAGTGGAAAGTTGTCTATTGAGCATATCGGTACAAACTCCATGGTTGCGGATCCGCTTACTAAAGGACTACCACCCAAACAGTTTCATGAGCACATTGCTAGTATGGGTGTTATGTCAATTGAGGAAATTCAGTTTTAG